The Gemmatimonadota bacterium genome includes the window ATCTTGTTCCCGTGTATTGCAACGGATTTTTACGATACAGTCGATCCCCGTTATTTATCCAAATTGTCGAGCATCAGCGTGCTCGGTCCCGGCAATACTGCGCCGCAAGAATACGGCTATGCCATTGGCTTTGGTCCAGAAGAACCGGTGGGAACCATTTTTACAACGCCGGGCGAACGGGTCAAAATTGTGATGCGGTTGGGGGGCAGGTCACTGGATATAGGCGTGCGCTATATGTTGCTGAACTCAAAAAGTGCGGAAAGCGTGGAAGTCGCGCGCGGCGATGGGTTTCAGACTTTGCAACACGGGTCGTTTATTCACTCTTCATTCCAGGCCGCAAAAGATATGTGGACGCTGAATGAGGCGCGAATACGCGAATTGGCGCGGTATTCGATTGAAAACCAGCGGATGACCAATTTGCACGAGCAGGCTAAAAAGCATCTGGATCTGGCTGAAGAGTCGATGCAAGACAAGAAATGGGATTTGTTTGTCAAACACACGCGCGCGGGCATGGGCCTTGAATCGCGCGCCTATCCAGACGTAAAAGCAACGCAAAACGATGTGATCCGCGGCGTGATTTTCTTTATGATACTGGTCATTCCGTGTGCGTTTTTTGTCGAGCGGTTGATTTTTACTTTTTCCGATATTCGCCTGCAAATCGGTGGCTTTGGTGCGGCTTTTGTGGTGATCTGGATCGTACTTTCGCAGGTGCATCCCGCTTTTGATCTCTCCAATCCGTTTGTGATTTTGCTGGCTTTTGTGATTTTGGCACTGGCGATTTTTGTGATTGCCATTGTGTCGGGACGGTTTCACGACAATATTCGGCAACTGCGTACAGAAGAGGTGTTGTTGCACGATACGGATGTGGGGCGGATAAGTGCCTCGGTGGCGGCATTTCAGTTGGGTATTGCGAATATGAAAAAGCGCAAGATGCGCACCGGCCTGACGTTTGCCACGCTGGTCTTGTTGACATTTACGGTGCTGTCCTTTACGTCGATCAAGACAACGCTCGATTTTTATCAAATTTTGCTGGATACTGAAGGTAAGTATCCGGGGTTGTTGATCCGCAGTCAGTTCTGGGGACCGCTGGAGGATACGGCTTATGATTATGCCCGCGTCAATTTTTTTGATCAGGGTGAGATTGCGCCGCGCAGCTGGTATGTGACGCGAGACTTGAAAAAGACACCGATTGAAACGCCGGAAAAATCAACCAAAGTGTTGGGGATATTGGGACTGGCGGTCAATGAACCCGCGGTCACGAGAATCGATACTTTGTTGAGCCACGGGCGGTGGTTTGAAGAGGGGGAACTCGCGTGTATTTTGCCCGGCAAGATGGCCGAGTTGCTCAATGTAGGTCCCGAAGACGTTGGCAAAAAAAGCGTGCGCTTATTTGGCAAACAGCTGAACGTCGTGGGATTGATCGACGCGGAAAAAATGCGCAATCATCCGGACCTGGACGGCGAAATTTTGAGTCCGGCGGATTTTAAGCTGACGGATGATGAGATCGTCTCCCGGCTGACCCAACAGGAGACGCGCGAAAAACAGGGTCTGGAACAGCCCCAACTCGAGAACATGCCATTCGAGCACATTGACCCCGATGATATTGCCATTATTCCCTATAATATATTGCGGGAAGTGGGCAGTCCGCTGCAATCTGTGGCGATTCGTTTGCACGAAGGCATAGATGTCGAAGCACAGGTCAAAGAATATGTGTCGCGGTTGTCGGTGGTGGTGTTTGCGGGCATTCCAATGGCAGATGGCAAAATCCAGGTGTCAATTTACAGTTCGATGGGGTGGGGACCATTGCCCGGCCTGGCCAATTTGTTTGTCCCCATTCTGGTGGCTGCGTTAATTGTGCTGAATACGATGATGGGATCGGTTTACGAGCGTTTCCGCGAGATTAGCATTTATTCTTCTGTGGGATTGGCACCTGTACACATCGCCTTTTTGTTTATTGCCGAGGCCTGTGTTTATGCCGTGTTGGGGACTGTATCGGGGTATTTGCTCGGTCAAGGCGTGATTAAAATTTTGTTGTGGCAGGAGTGGTTGCAAGGGCTTAATGTGAATTATTCGGCATTGTCAACGGTGATTTCTTCGGTGCTGGTGATCGTGGTGGTTTTGATTTCGTCGCTCTATCCCGCGCGTCAGGCGTCACTTATGGCCGTGCCCGATGTGACGCGCCGCTGGAAGTTGCCCGATCCGGAAGGCGATCACTGGCATTTTGAGTTTCCATTTACCGTGGGTGGCAAAGACGTATTTGGTTTGTCGGTATTTCTGGTCGATTATTTCGAGTCGCACGTGGGTGAGTCCATGGGCGCGTTTTATACAGATGGCGCGCGTTTTGGTTCGGTTGAAGCAGCAACCGGCGCGGGATATACGATTGATACGACAATATGGTTGGCACCTTATGATTTGGGTGTAAGTCAACAGGTGCATTTTGAAGCCGTGCCCATGGGTGAGCACAATATTTTTGCGATGACGCTGACAATAGATCGGCTTTCGGGTGATGCGGCATCGTGGCGGAGGGTCAATCAGGGCTTTATGAACGCGCTTCGCAAACAATTTTTGATCTGGCGAACGGTTGATCCAGGCAATCGCGCCAAATACACGGAAAAAGGGCGGGAATTGCTCTCTGACTCCACAGCAGCGGTCAACGCATAGTCACGGGAAAATCTATGGCTTTAGGCAATCTTTTAAGACGCAACAAAGACAAAGAACCAAGGAAAAATACGCAATTTGAGGAGATTGAAGAGTATCGGGATCTGCTTGATGAGCCAGACGAATTTGTCAATGGGTTCAATAGCAAAACCATTGTGGGTGCGTTATTTGTGTCGATTGTGATGGTGCCCGGCAATATTTATCTGGATCTGATGATCGGTGGCTCAATTGGCGCAGCGGCGCAATGGGTCACGATTATTTTGTTCATCGAACTGGCGAAACGCTCGTTTACCATACTCAAGCGGCAAGAAGTCTATCTGTTGTATTATGTGACGAGTTCGCTGGTCAATCGGGAGTCCAATGCGTTTGAAGGTCTGTTGTGGCATCAGTATTTTGTGCAGTCGCCCGCAGCCGTGCAATTTGGCATACAAAAGTCATTGAGTGAACTGTGGTGGTGGGCACCTCCGGCAAATTCCGAGGCGCTGATTGAACGCACGTTTTTACACGCCGATTGGTTTTGGCCCATTGCATTTCTGGTGCTGGGCACGATTATGGGGCGCATTGCCTGGTTTACCGCCAGCTATGTGTTGTTCCGCATTACGTCCGATTACGAGAATCTGCCATTTCCATTTGCACCTATCAATGCGCATGGAGCCATGGCATTGGCAGAAGAAAGCAGTGGAGATATTACGTGGCGCTGGCGCATGTTTTCCATCGGTGCTGTGATCGGTGTGGTGTGGGGGATGGTTTATGTGGCTGTACCGGCGATTACGGGCGCGTTTATGGAACAGCCCGTGCAACTCATCCCGATTCCATTTGTCGATTTCACGCAATATACGGGATATTTTTTACCTGCAACCCCACTGGGCTTTACCCTGCATCTTCAACCCATTTTTATTGGTTTTCTCGCGCCCTTCTGGGCGGTAATAGGGTCCTTTATTGGGGTGGTCATCCATACAATTGCAAGTCCCCTTTTACACTCTTATGGATTGATGCCCCACTGGTTTATGGGGATGGACACGATCCAGACGCATTTTGTGACGGGTATTGATTTCTGGATGAGTTTTGGTATTGGCATTACATTTGCCATTGCCGTCATTGGGTTTTATCAGGTGTGGCGCGGCGTGCGAACCGCGCGGATTGAAAAGACCGAGAAGGGATCCTGGGAAACGCCGCCCGGACGGGGTGATTTCAGGATGTGGATTTGCATCGTCTTGTTTTGTATAGCGAGTTTGTACACGATTGTGCTATCAAAAATTTTATTCCCGCAGTTGGTAACCACCACCTTGTTAATATTTTTCTTTATTTTTGCATTTGTGTACACGCCACTCATTTCATTTGTGAACGCTCGCTTAGATGGTATGGTGGGGCAAAATGTGAATATTCCCTATATAAAAGAAGCGACTATTTTTCTGAGTGGATTTAGAGGCATTCATATCTGGTTTGTGGATTTTGGCCTGGATAACTATGGCGCGGCGGCGCAGCGTTTTCGGGAGATTGAGCTGACGGGTACCAACTTCAGGAGTATCCTGAGGGCAGAAGTTTTTATGGTGCCGCTGGTTTTTCTGACCAGTTTTATGTACTGGTCCTATATCTGGAAACTCGCGCCAATTCCGTCCGATTCGTATCCTTACGTGCAATTGTTCTGGCCGTTGCGCGCCCTTCAGCGGTGTGTGTGGATTACCAGTACCATGCGTGGGGAAGTTGACTATTCCCAGGAGGGCACTGTAACGTGGACGCCGGCCAATTTGTCGAATAATGCGTGGTGGTACTGGCGGGTGCGGGCAACACCCGATGATCCGGATAGTGTACCCGATGACGAGCGCAGGTATGGGCCGTGGTCGAGCACAGCTTATTTTTACACCAATTTTGATGATACACAATCCCCGCCATATTCGCCCGCAACACTGAGTCGCGCGCCCCCCGATATTTCCGATGCTCTGGCTCAGGGGTTGCCTTCTGCTCCGGAAATACGCAGTGCGAATAATGGCGCGCACCTGAATACGCCAAATCCAGAAATGATCATTTCCCGGGCGATGGATCCCCAGGACCGAGAATTGTTCTATCAATACGAGATCGATCAGGTGCCTTCTTTTGACGGAGCATTTTTGCAGTCGTCAGATGATCAGCCCATTTTGTTCGAGGCTCTAAAACCCTGGGTTATTGGTACAGGATTTGCCGTTGGACTTGTGTTCTTTGTTATTTTGTCCATATTTGGATTGCCCATTTTGCTCATCTTTGGCTATGTGCAAAGTTTGACCAATATTCCGCATTTTATGATTACGCAGATCATCGGTGCGTTGATTGCGCGCTACTATTTCTGGAAGCGTTTTGGCAAGAAACAATGGCGTCTTTATGCGACAGTCCTGGCGGTGGGCTTTTCCGTGGGCATGGCACTTGTGGGAATGGCATCGGTGTCCATTGCCATGATCCAGAAGTCGGTATCGGTCTTGTTGTTCTAATCGCAGAGGGTTTATTTTCATAACGAAAATCCGTTGGTGATTGTGTATGCCAACGGATTTTTTTAGAGGGAATTATGGCTGACGAGCGTTTTTTAGTTACGGGTGCATTGGGGTGTATTGGCGCGTGGACTGTGTACAATCTGGTGCGCGAAGGGGTGCCAGTCACGATATTCGATCTGGCGACAGAGCCTCTGCGTTTGCAATTGTTGCTGTCGGATGACGAATTGGCGCAGGTTGTGTTTGTGGCTGGCGATATTGCGGATTTGTCTGCTTTTGAACGGGCGTTGGACGATAATGAGATTACGCATGTCATTCATCTGGCAGGGCTTCAAGTACCGTTTTGCAAGGCTGACCCACCGCTCGGCGCGCGCGTCAATGTGGTGGGTACTGCAAATGTTTTTGAAGCTGTGAAACGCCGACAGGAGCGCATTGACAAAGTGGTCTATGCGAGTTCTGTCGCTGTTTTTGGTGCGCCCGAAGATTACGAACCGGGTGCTGTGATGCGAGATGATTCCACGTTGATGCCCCATACGCATTACGGTGTGTACAAGCAGGCGAATGAGGGTACCGCGCATGTGTATTGGCTGGATGAAGGTGTGTCTTCTATCGGTTTTCGGCCCTATGTGGTCTATGGGGTGGGGCGCGATCAGGGAATTACTTCTACGCCCACGACAGCAATGCTGGCGGCAGCGGCCAATTTGCCCTATCACATTTCTTATGGTGGACGCACGGTTTTTCAGTAT containing:
- a CDS encoding SDR family oxidoreductase is translated as MADERFLVTGALGCIGAWTVYNLVREGVPVTIFDLATEPLRLQLLLSDDELAQVVFVAGDIADLSAFERALDDNEITHVIHLAGLQVPFCKADPPLGARVNVVGTANVFEAVKRRQERIDKVVYASSVAVFGAPEDYEPGAVMRDDSTLMPHTHYGVYKQANEGTAHVYWLDEGVSSIGFRPYVVYGVGRDQGITSTPTTAMLAAAANLPYHISYGGRTVFQYADDTARAFIQAARADYAGAGAFNLGGFAPDMQDVKDAIDRAAPEAADKVTFEDIQLPFPQEVDGSGLEAAIGTVAHKPLTEGVAETVALFRDLLAAGKIDAETYIAERS